The following are encoded together in the Acidovorax sp. KKS102 genome:
- the xylB gene encoding xylulokinase has translation MYLGIDLGTSGVKLLLLDDAQAVVATADAAVPQHRPQPTWSEQHPSDWWAAVEAAVAQLRAQVPVAWAQVRGIGLSGHMHGAVVLGAQGQVLRPAILWNDGRASAECAQLEGSVPTSRQITGNLAMPGFTAPKLLWLRTHEPAVFDQIRTVLLPKDWLRLQLTGDAMSDMSDASGTLWLDVQARAWSPAMLQACGLDTSHMPALAEGSAPTGALRSDVARRWGLGGNIVVAAGAGDNAASAVGVGARTAGQGFVSLGTSGVVFRVTDAFAPATERAVHAFAHALPQRWHHMAVMLSAASAFGWVTRLTGRSDEAQLSDAVGALSTARQAQAPLFLPYLSGERTPHNNAAATGVFMGLRAEHEAADLAYAVMEGVGFGLLDGLNAMRAAGARQGSASGDVGAALALVGGGARSNPWAQLLASALGTPLQRPQGAHAAAALGAARLAAMACGGDEAHWCQPLPADATFVPQPAQQALLTERYARFVALYPALQSQF, from the coding sequence ATGTACCTCGGAATCGATTTGGGCACCTCGGGTGTCAAGCTCCTGCTGCTGGACGACGCGCAAGCCGTGGTCGCCACGGCCGATGCGGCCGTGCCCCAGCACCGCCCCCAGCCCACCTGGAGCGAACAGCACCCGTCCGACTGGTGGGCGGCGGTGGAAGCCGCCGTGGCGCAGCTGCGTGCCCAGGTGCCCGTTGCGTGGGCGCAGGTGCGGGGCATCGGCCTCTCGGGCCACATGCATGGCGCCGTGGTGCTGGGCGCGCAGGGCCAGGTGCTGCGCCCAGCCATCCTGTGGAACGATGGCCGCGCCAGCGCCGAATGTGCGCAGCTGGAAGGCTCCGTGCCCACCTCACGCCAGATCACCGGCAACCTCGCCATGCCCGGCTTCACTGCGCCCAAGTTGCTCTGGCTGCGCACCCACGAGCCCGCCGTGTTTGACCAGATCCGCACTGTGCTGCTACCCAAGGACTGGCTGCGCCTGCAGCTCACCGGTGATGCAATGAGCGACATGTCCGACGCATCGGGCACGCTGTGGCTGGACGTGCAGGCCCGCGCTTGGAGCCCGGCCATGCTGCAGGCCTGCGGGCTCGATACATCGCACATGCCCGCGCTGGCCGAGGGCAGTGCGCCCACGGGCGCGCTGCGCAGCGATGTGGCACGCCGCTGGGGGCTGGGTGGCAATATCGTCGTGGCTGCTGGCGCGGGCGACAACGCCGCCAGTGCCGTGGGCGTGGGCGCCCGCACTGCAGGGCAGGGTTTTGTGTCGCTGGGCACCTCGGGTGTGGTCTTTCGCGTGACGGACGCTTTTGCGCCCGCCACCGAGCGTGCTGTGCACGCCTTTGCCCACGCGCTGCCGCAGCGCTGGCACCACATGGCGGTCATGCTCAGCGCGGCCAGTGCGTTTGGCTGGGTCACGCGGCTCACAGGGCGCAGCGACGAGGCGCAACTGTCGGACGCGGTGGGCGCCCTCAGCACCGCCCGCCAGGCACAGGCGCCGCTGTTTTTGCCGTACCTGAGCGGCGAGCGCACGCCGCACAACAACGCGGCTGCCACCGGCGTTTTCATGGGCCTGCGCGCCGAGCACGAAGCTGCCGACCTGGCCTATGCGGTGATGGAAGGTGTGGGCTTTGGTTTGCTGGATGGCCTCAATGCGATGCGTGCCGCTGGGGCCAGGCAGGGCAGTGCATCGGGTGATGTTGGCGCAGCCCTGGCCCTGGTCGGTGGCGGTGCCCGCAGCAACCCCTGGGCGCAGTTGCTGGCCAGTGCGCTGGGCACTCCACTGCAGCGCCCGCAGGGGGCACATGCTGCAGCGGCGCTCGGCGCCGCGCGCCTGGCGGCGATGGCCTGCGGTGGTGATGAAGCCCACTGGTGCCAACCCCTGCCCGCAGACGCCACCTTCGTGCCGCAGCCTGCGCAACAAGCCCTGCTGACCGAGCGCTATGCCCGCTTTGTGGCGCTGTACCCGGCGCTGCAATCGCAGTTCTGA
- the dalD gene encoding D-arabinitol 4-dehydrogenase produces MNFILHLGLGSFHRAHQAVYVHQLRQQGDTGWAIAGGNLRPDMADTIAALQAQGGRYTLETVTPQGDSSYTVIESIQRVIPYQDDLAPLIAMGADPATRIISFTVTEAGYYLDAKNQLDWPTFADLRADLAAVKAGQAGHTIYGGLVSILRARMAAGAGPVTLMNCDNLRHNGERSRGGLLQFIDALGDAPLKGWVEQNTTSPNAMVDRITPRPTPDVAERVRAATGWDDKAALMGESFIQWVIEDDFIAGRPAWETVGVEMVQSVQAHEEAKIRLLNATHSCIAWAGTLAGYQYIHEGTHDASIRQMAYDYVTDDAIPVLLPCPIDLARYRDVVLDRFGNPAIADTNQRVAMDAFSKIPGMIAPTIRDKLARSASFDSVAMLPALFLAYLQRWHAGQIPYTYQDQAMDPAVAHAICEAADPVAAFAADTTLWGEMAHRPELVDTLRKAYARVLAFVAQRTGA; encoded by the coding sequence ATGAATTTCATCCTGCATCTGGGCCTGGGCTCCTTTCACCGTGCCCACCAGGCCGTCTACGTTCACCAGCTGCGCCAGCAAGGTGACACGGGGTGGGCCATCGCGGGCGGCAACCTGCGCCCCGACATGGCCGACACCATCGCTGCCCTGCAGGCGCAGGGTGGCCGCTACACGCTGGAGACGGTCACGCCCCAGGGCGATAGCAGCTACACCGTCATCGAGTCCATTCAGCGCGTGATTCCTTACCAGGACGATCTGGCCCCGCTGATTGCCATGGGTGCCGACCCCGCCACACGCATCATCAGCTTCACGGTGACCGAGGCAGGCTACTACCTCGACGCGAAAAACCAGCTCGACTGGCCCACCTTTGCCGACCTGCGCGCCGACCTCGCGGCAGTCAAGGCAGGCCAAGCGGGCCACACCATTTACGGCGGCCTGGTCAGCATCCTGCGCGCGCGCATGGCTGCGGGTGCGGGCCCCGTGACGCTGATGAACTGCGACAACCTGCGCCACAACGGCGAGCGGTCGCGTGGCGGCCTGTTGCAGTTCATCGACGCCCTGGGCGACGCGCCGTTGAAAGGCTGGGTGGAGCAGAACACCACCAGCCCCAACGCCATGGTGGACCGCATCACGCCGCGCCCCACACCCGATGTGGCCGAGCGCGTGCGCGCCGCCACCGGCTGGGACGACAAGGCCGCGCTCATGGGCGAGAGCTTCATCCAGTGGGTCATCGAAGACGACTTCATCGCCGGCCGTCCTGCGTGGGAGACGGTGGGCGTGGAGATGGTGCAATCAGTGCAGGCTCACGAAGAGGCCAAGATCCGCCTGCTCAACGCCACCCACAGCTGCATTGCCTGGGCGGGCACGCTGGCGGGCTACCAGTACATCCACGAAGGCACGCACGATGCCTCCATCCGCCAGATGGCCTACGACTACGTGACCGATGATGCGATCCCCGTGTTGCTGCCGTGCCCTATCGACCTCGCGCGCTACCGCGACGTGGTGCTGGACCGCTTTGGCAACCCCGCCATTGCCGACACCAACCAGCGCGTGGCGATGGACGCGTTCTCCAAGATCCCCGGCATGATTGCGCCCACCATCCGCGACAAGCTGGCGCGCAGTGCGTCGTTTGACAGCGTCGCCATGCTGCCCGCACTGTTCCTGGCCTACCTGCAGCGCTGGCATGCGGGGCAGATCCCCTACACCTACCAAGACCAGGCCATGGACCCGGCCGTGGCACACGCCATCTGCGAGGCCGCGGACCCTGTTGCTGCCTTCGCGGCCGACACGACCCTGTGGGGCGAGATGGCCCACCGCCCCGAGCTGGTGGACACCCTGCGCAAAGCCTATGCCCGCGTGCTGGCCTTTGTGGCGCAGCGGACAGGCGCCTGA
- a CDS encoding GNAT family N-acetyltransferase, protein MTTAVTVRPAQTEDYAAWRPLWDGYNAFYGRFGATALPEHITQATWQRFHDAAEPMFCLVAQDDAGGELLGLTHYVFHRSMTRIEPVCYLSDLFTREAARGRGVGRALIEAVYDSARAAKSSRVYWQTHESNTAGRQLYDKLAKHHGFIVYAQEL, encoded by the coding sequence ATGACCACTGCTGTGACCGTGCGCCCGGCTCAAACCGAGGACTACGCCGCATGGCGCCCGCTCTGGGACGGCTACAACGCGTTCTATGGCCGCTTTGGCGCCACCGCGCTGCCGGAGCACATCACGCAAGCCACCTGGCAGAGGTTTCATGACGCGGCAGAGCCCATGTTCTGCCTGGTGGCGCAGGACGATGCCGGCGGCGAGCTGCTGGGCCTCACGCACTACGTGTTTCACCGCAGCATGACGCGCATCGAGCCCGTGTGCTACCTCAGCGACCTGTTCACCCGCGAAGCCGCGCGCGGCCGTGGTGTGGGGCGGGCGCTGATCGAAGCGGTGTACGACTCAGCGCGCGCCGCAAAGTCGTCGCGCGTGTACTGGCAAACCCATGAAAGCAACACCGCCGGGCGCCAGCTGTACGACAAGCTGGCCAAGCACCATGGCTTCATCGTGTATGCCCAAGAACTCTGA
- a CDS encoding AraC family transcriptional regulator, which yields MTVKTPIAPRQTKPELEHDYVRSPALGYEPPETAGFIRCLSHGFPTPLARWHYHDEYELHLITATSGKVFVGDWIGQFQPGQLVLTGPRLPHNWISMDLPEGGVPLRDLVIQFSHAPLVASSESIPELREVLPLLERARHGIEFFGMEAQAQEHWHRIKARQGLARFGAFCEFLSDLARCTDFRLLSSTQLQSEDDDTQLDQINAIVSRITDHLAEPLSAADLAQELGMTESRFSRFFRRATGNTFTDFVNLVRVNRACQLLMETERYITHIAYDVGFNNMANFNRRFLDIKGMTPSEYRKQGAGRFGKTS from the coding sequence ATGACCGTGAAAACGCCCATCGCCCCGCGCCAGACCAAGCCCGAGCTGGAGCACGACTATGTGCGCTCGCCCGCGCTGGGCTACGAGCCGCCCGAGACGGCCGGCTTCATCCGCTGTCTGTCGCACGGTTTTCCCACGCCGCTGGCGCGTTGGCACTACCACGACGAGTACGAGCTGCACCTGATCACCGCCACCTCGGGCAAGGTGTTTGTGGGCGACTGGATCGGGCAGTTCCAGCCCGGCCAGCTGGTGCTGACCGGCCCGCGCCTGCCGCACAACTGGATCAGCATGGACCTGCCCGAAGGCGGTGTGCCGCTGCGCGACCTGGTGATCCAGTTCTCGCACGCGCCGCTGGTCGCCAGCAGCGAAAGCATCCCTGAGCTGCGCGAGGTGCTGCCGCTGCTGGAGCGCGCACGCCACGGCATCGAGTTCTTCGGCATGGAGGCGCAGGCGCAGGAGCACTGGCACCGCATCAAGGCGCGCCAGGGCCTGGCACGGTTTGGCGCGTTCTGCGAGTTCTTGAGCGACTTGGCGCGCTGCACCGACTTTCGCCTGCTGTCGAGCACGCAGCTGCAAAGCGAGGACGACGACACCCAGCTGGACCAGATCAACGCCATCGTGAGCCGCATCACCGACCATCTGGCAGAGCCGCTGTCGGCCGCCGACCTGGCGCAGGAGCTGGGCATGACGGAGAGCCGTTTTTCTCGCTTCTTCCGCCGGGCCACGGGCAACACCTTCACCGACTTTGTGAACCTGGTGCGCGTGAACCGCGCGTGCCAGCTGCTGATGGAGACCGAGCGCTACATCACGCACATTGCGTATGACGTGGGGTTCAACAACATGGCCAACTTCAACCGCCGCTTTCTGGACATCAAGGGCATGACGCCCAGCGAGTACCGCAAGCAGGGCGCCGGAAGGTTTGGCAAGACCTCCTGA
- a CDS encoding GNAT family N-acetyltransferase: MTPADAAAETLCIMPVGADAAEAACTVTRQSITQCCVLDHANDAAILTAWLANKTPENLAVWMAAPGAAAWGAYRGDTMVGFALRAQATLALCYVVPEALHRGVGRALLQHVEAYARDVGLATLDLESTRTAEPFYRRHGYVPHGVAQTWGGLQAQPMRKVL, from the coding sequence ATGACGCCCGCCGACGCTGCCGCCGAAACCCTTTGCATCATGCCTGTGGGGGCAGACGCAGCCGAGGCCGCGTGCACGGTCACCCGCCAGTCCATCACCCAGTGCTGCGTGCTCGACCATGCCAACGACGCCGCCATTCTGACAGCCTGGCTGGCCAACAAGACGCCCGAGAACCTGGCCGTGTGGATGGCTGCGCCGGGTGCTGCGGCATGGGGCGCATACCGGGGCGACACGATGGTGGGCTTTGCGCTGCGGGCGCAGGCCACGCTGGCGCTGTGCTACGTGGTGCCGGAGGCATTGCATCGGGGGGTAGGGCGTGCGTTGCTGCAGCACGTTGAGGCCTACGCCCGCGATGTGGGGCTCGCCACGCTGGACCTGGAGAGCACGCGCACGGCAGAGCCTTTTTACCGTCGCCACGGCTACGTGCCGCATGGCGTGGCGCAAACGTGGGGCGGGCTGCAGGCGCAGCCCATGCGCAAGGTGTTGTGA
- a CDS encoding ABC transporter ATP-binding protein, translating to MAYLQLRGIEKFFGEHRAIKGIDLSIQKGEFIVFVGPSGCGKSTLLRLIAGLEHIDGGTLMLDGRDITDQPSSKRDLAMVFQSYALYPHMSVYENMSFALKLAKVDKQVIDEKVQNAARILNLTQYLQRTPKELSGGQRQRVAIGRAIVRAPKVFLFDEPLSNLDAALRGQTRVEIAKLHRDLGATTIYVTHDQVEAMTLADRVVVLRDGIIEQVGTPLELYDRPANQFVAQFIGTPQMNVVPLPQLPPPVQQQAPEGAMGGAIGLRPENITVRNTGATPVPGQVDLVEALGAETLIYVSTPGGAQFVARQNDRTGLRAGDAVSLDIDASQAHWFDPQGRVVARQAA from the coding sequence ATGGCCTACCTTCAACTGCGCGGCATCGAGAAATTCTTTGGCGAACACCGCGCCATCAAGGGCATCGACCTCTCCATCCAGAAGGGCGAGTTCATCGTCTTTGTCGGCCCCTCGGGCTGCGGCAAGTCCACGCTGCTGCGGTTAATTGCAGGGCTGGAGCACATCGACGGTGGCACGCTGATGCTGGACGGCCGCGACATCACCGACCAGCCGTCGAGCAAGCGCGACCTGGCCATGGTGTTCCAAAGCTATGCGCTGTACCCGCACATGAGCGTGTACGAGAACATGAGCTTCGCGCTCAAGCTGGCCAAGGTGGACAAACAGGTGATCGATGAGAAGGTGCAGAACGCCGCGCGCATCCTCAACCTCACGCAGTACCTGCAGCGCACGCCCAAGGAGCTGTCGGGCGGCCAGCGCCAGCGTGTAGCCATCGGCCGCGCCATCGTGCGCGCGCCCAAAGTCTTCCTGTTCGACGAGCCACTGTCCAACCTCGACGCAGCGCTGCGCGGCCAGACGCGCGTGGAGATCGCCAAGCTGCACCGCGACCTGGGCGCCACCACCATCTATGTGACCCACGACCAGGTCGAGGCCATGACGCTGGCCGACCGTGTGGTGGTGTTGCGCGACGGCATTATCGAGCAGGTGGGCACGCCCCTAGAGCTGTACGACCGGCCCGCCAACCAGTTCGTGGCCCAGTTCATCGGCACGCCGCAGATGAACGTGGTGCCCCTGCCGCAGCTGCCACCGCCCGTGCAGCAGCAGGCGCCGGAAGGCGCGATGGGCGGCGCCATTGGCCTGCGCCCGGAGAACATCACGGTGCGCAACACCGGCGCAACGCCGGTGCCGGGCCAGGTGGACCTGGTGGAAGCGCTGGGCGCCGAAACCCTGATCTACGTGAGCACCCCCGGCGGAGCGCAGTTTGTGGCCCGCCAGAACGACCGCACAGGCCTGCGCGCGGGCGATGCGGTGAGCCTGGACATCGATGCCTCACAAGCCCACTGGTTCGACCCCCAAGGCCGCGTGGTGGCCCGGCAGGCTGCATGA
- a CDS encoding SDR family oxidoreductase — protein MSLQYPLQGKVAAITGAASGIGFASAQAMANAGARVVLIDRDEAALAKACAAIGERASPLVLDLLDARQCASLLQRALAIAGPLDIFHANAGLYVGGDLVDADPDAIDRMLQLNVNVVMKNVHNVLPHMIERGTGDIIVTSSLAAHFPTPWEPVYASSKWAVNCFVQTVRRQVFKHGIRVGSISPGPVITSLLADWPAEKLAEAKASGSLIEASEVAEVVLFMLTRPRGMTIRDVVMMPTNFDL, from the coding sequence ATGAGCCTGCAATACCCACTCCAAGGCAAGGTGGCGGCCATCACTGGCGCGGCTTCTGGCATCGGTTTTGCCAGCGCCCAGGCCATGGCCAATGCGGGCGCACGCGTGGTGCTGATCGACCGCGACGAGGCCGCGCTGGCCAAGGCCTGCGCGGCCATTGGCGAACGCGCTTCGCCGCTGGTGCTCGATCTGCTGGATGCCCGGCAGTGCGCCAGCCTGCTGCAGCGCGCGTTGGCCATTGCAGGACCGCTGGACATCTTTCATGCCAACGCGGGGCTGTATGTGGGCGGCGATCTCGTCGATGCCGACCCTGACGCCATCGACCGCATGCTGCAGCTCAATGTCAATGTGGTGATGAAGAACGTGCACAACGTGCTGCCCCACATGATCGAGCGCGGCACGGGCGACATCATCGTGACCAGCTCGCTGGCCGCGCATTTCCCCACGCCGTGGGAGCCCGTCTATGCGTCGTCCAAGTGGGCGGTCAACTGCTTTGTGCAGACCGTGCGCCGCCAGGTGTTCAAGCACGGCATCCGCGTGGGCTCCATCTCGCCCGGGCCTGTCATCACCTCGCTGCTGGCCGACTGGCCCGCAGAAAAGCTCGCCGAGGCCAAGGCCAGCGGCAGCCTGATCGAGGCCTCTGAAGTGGCCGAGGTGGTGCTGTTCATGCTCACCCGCCCACGCGGCATGACCATCCGCGACGTCGTGATGATGCCCACGAATTTTGATCTTTAG
- a CDS encoding PfkB family carbohydrate kinase encodes MTSAPNTSTATTPIHAAIAGEALIDLIRRADGSYLPCLGGALYNLCRALARQGVGTQYLNPLSRDRFGRELAAQLVADGVVLAQPEPVQQVTSLAVVNLDAHGHPDYAFYREGVADRAVSAAGLGDSCAALPALQLVCTGALALDARDTDIYLPWLAAQRAAGRCVVADANLRPSVMPDLPAYRSAVHAALAHAHIIKASDEDLEHLAVPGADALARAQHLLAANPQAHLLALTLGAEGAWLLHRNGAQCFAKEAHPLQVVDTVGAGDSFLAGLLAHLLRQSQAAGLASFAQFVDGLTADACQQALRHALASASLCVMEQGCVPPGWAAARAWSEQHPAAQDPH; translated from the coding sequence ATGACTTCTGCACCCAACACCTCTACCGCTACGACGCCTATCCACGCTGCCATCGCCGGCGAGGCCCTCATCGACCTCATCCGCCGCGCTGATGGCAGCTACCTGCCATGCCTGGGCGGCGCGCTCTACAACCTGTGTCGTGCGCTGGCCCGGCAGGGTGTGGGCACGCAGTACCTCAACCCTTTGTCGCGCGACCGCTTTGGCCGTGAGCTGGCGGCGCAGTTGGTGGCCGACGGCGTGGTGCTGGCCCAGCCAGAGCCTGTGCAGCAAGTCACCTCACTGGCCGTGGTCAACCTCGATGCACACGGCCATCCCGATTACGCCTTCTACCGCGAAGGCGTGGCAGACCGTGCCGTGTCCGCCGCAGGCCTGGGCGACAGCTGCGCCGCCTTGCCCGCACTGCAGCTGGTCTGCACCGGCGCGCTGGCACTCGACGCGCGCGACACGGACATCTATCTGCCGTGGCTGGCCGCCCAGCGCGCCGCAGGCCGCTGTGTGGTGGCCGATGCCAACCTGCGCCCCTCGGTCATGCCCGACCTGCCAGCCTACCGCTCCGCGGTGCACGCCGCACTGGCCCACGCCCACATCATCAAGGCCAGCGACGAAGACCTGGAGCATCTGGCCGTGCCGGGTGCGGATGCCTTGGCCCGCGCACAGCACCTGCTCGCCGCCAACCCGCAGGCCCACCTGCTCGCGCTGACCCTGGGCGCGGAAGGCGCCTGGCTGCTGCACCGCAACGGCGCGCAGTGTTTTGCCAAAGAGGCCCATCCGCTGCAGGTGGTGGACACCGTGGGCGCAGGCGACAGCTTTCTGGCCGGGTTGCTGGCGCATTTGCTGCGGCAGTCGCAGGCCGCCGGGCTTGCGAGTTTTGCGCAGTTTGTGGACGGGCTGACGGCCGACGCCTGCCAGCAGGCGCTGCGCCATGCGCTGGCCAGCGCCAGCCTGTGTGTGATGGAGCAGGGCTGCGTGCCGCCGGGCTGGGCGGCTGCACGCGCATGGAGCGAGCAGCATCCCGCCGCCCAAGACCCGCACTGA
- a CDS encoding SMI1/KNR4 family protein: MTLPDLHRAIAEHTGTFLCERINKPQETKTVNFQHHMQPPAALAAPLPDVGQLPAFYATMGGVLLYHDANTGDAARYIAPPAEWPTLQEAFEGWTEHLSDEEREEILPDWIAHCLVIGETPHSGNYILMATDGECAGRVFEFDHDGFEFTQVANDVVDYVQRLLRLDSPTLANIASHMRFIDKNTGAQWWILEMNDNQGHRVRTDV; the protein is encoded by the coding sequence ATGACCCTGCCCGACCTGCACCGCGCCATTGCCGAACACACCGGTACCTTCCTCTGCGAGCGCATCAACAAGCCGCAAGAAACCAAAACGGTGAACTTCCAGCACCACATGCAGCCGCCAGCAGCGCTGGCTGCGCCACTGCCCGACGTGGGCCAGTTACCAGCGTTCTACGCCACGATGGGCGGCGTTTTGCTGTACCACGACGCCAACACCGGCGATGCCGCCCGCTACATCGCCCCGCCCGCTGAATGGCCCACACTGCAAGAGGCGTTTGAGGGCTGGACGGAGCACCTGAGTGACGAAGAACGCGAAGAGATCCTGCCCGACTGGATTGCGCACTGCCTGGTGATTGGCGAAACGCCGCATTCGGGTAACTACATCCTGATGGCGACCGATGGCGAGTGCGCCGGGCGGGTGTTCGAGTTTGACCACGACGGTTTTGAATTCACCCAGGTGGCCAACGACGTGGTGGACTATGTGCAGCGCCTGCTCCGCCTTGACAGCCCGACGCTCGCCAATATCGCCTCGCACATGCGCTTCATCGACAAGAACACAGGGGCTCAGTGGTGGATTCTGGAAATGAACGACAACCAGGGCCACCGGGTGCGTACTGATGTGTGA